Proteins co-encoded in one Arachis stenosperma cultivar V10309 chromosome 7, arast.V10309.gnm1.PFL2, whole genome shotgun sequence genomic window:
- the LOC130941917 gene encoding uncharacterized protein LOC130941917, protein MDSSSICPFCHSSVPSSQLQWHANNHFEHDDLQRATDFELAQQLALSPNSPPRKQAASGLHSAKTHEGSNNWYNGIVAGRHNGAWKVNEKISCLVDLQRKSEFYKIEAGLIDLLKNCLESEAENSRTILSGYVDHFQSLEFEDVGWGCGWRNLQMLSSHLLAQRPQAREVLFGGLGFVPDISSLQRWLEIAWGRGFDPPGADQFNHAVYGSRKWIGTTECAALLRSFGLRARVVDFGPKEYESLYLSVPGSSVGALQPLRTNNWRKRKAIISGPMDRYLSRTVSQSSCSQKENSCSSPNDTDSNANISKGHQALMDFVWNYFSNNSSIQFGHRRVIVSEKTPLYFQHDGHSRTIVGIQVKHQRTGTLQYNLLILDPAHKTASLEKLLREKVGWQRLVKRGIHTLRKPQYQLCYVDPGIASEEEMEKLKTIDSVFVEI, encoded by the exons ATGGATTCTTCATCCATTTGCCCTTTCTGCCATTCATCAGTTCCATCTTCCCAACTGCAATG GCACGCCAACAATCACTTCGAACATGACGATCTCCAACGCGCTACTGATTTCGAGTTAGCTCAGCAACTCGCTCTTTCACCCAATTCGCCTCCG AGAAAACAAGCAGCTAGTGGCTTGCATTCTGCTAAAACTCATGAAGGCTCTAATAATTGGTATAATGGCATTGTGGCTGGTAGACATAATGGAGCGTGGAAAGTGAATGAAAAGATCTCTTGTTTGGTTGATTTACAGAGAAAGAGTGAGTTTTACAAGATTGAAGCAGGTTTAATAGACTTGTTGAAAAACTGTTTGGAGTCTGAAGCAGAGAACTCAAGAACCATTTTGTCAGGTTATGTTGATCACTTCCAGAGCCTTGAGTTTGAGGATGTAGGATGGGGCTGTGGTTGGCGAAACCTTCAAATGCTCAGCTCACACTTGCTGGCACAAAGGCCACAAGCAAGAGAAGTCTTGTTTGGTGGTTTGGGATTTGTTCCTGATATATCTTCACTCCAGAGATGGCTTGAGATTGCTTGGGGAAGGGGTTTTGATCCACCTGGTGCTGATCAATTCAATCATGCTGTTTATGGCTCGAGAAAATGGATAGGAACCACGGAGTGTGCTGCCCTGTTGCGTTCATTTGGTCTCCGAGCTAGAGTAGTCGATTTCGGTCCTAAAGAATATGAATCACTTTATCTATCTGTCCCAGGTTCAAGTGTTGGGGCGCTGCAGCCACTGAGAACTAATAATTGGAGGAAGAGGAAAGCAATAATTTCTGGACCAATGGATAGGTATCTGTCTCGTACTGTTTCTCAATCAAGTTGTAGCCAGAAAGAGAACTCATGTTCTTCTCCCAATGACACTGATAGTAATGCCAACATAAGTAAGGGTCATCAAGCTCTCATGGACTTTGTGTGGAATTACTTTTCTAACAATAGCTCGATCCAATTTGGTCACAGGCGTGTTATTGTAAGCGAGAAAAC CCCCTTGTACTTTCAACATGATGGACATTCAAGAACAATAGTTGGAATTCAAGTCAAGCATCAACGGACAGGAACACTGCAATATAACCTCCTCATTCTTGATCCTGCTCAT AAAACGGCTTCTCTAGAAAAATTGCTTAGGGAGAAAGTTGGATGGCAGAGACTCGTAAAAAGAGGAATCCACACATTGAGGAAGCCACAATACCAG CTGTGTTATGTCGACCCTGGAATTGCAAGTGAGGAGGAGATGGAAAAACTCAAGACAATTGATAGTGTGTTCGTTGAAATTTAG